The DNA window CGTTGCATCCGTGGTGGCATACACGCCCGTGATGGACGTCGCATTTACGCTGGTCGAAACCGTGGTGTTCGCTGCCATGCCAAATACTGGCGCAGCACCGGACTCAGGGCAGTCGCCTGTCGGTAATACGCCGCTGAAAGTACGCGTACCGTTCGCGCCATCGTTCGCCGTAGAGGTCGGGAAAGTGATGTCGTTCATGATGGGCGTGCCACCCGAAGTTGGCAGGCGCAGGTCCAGCAGGTGCTTGCCATCATTGGTTGTCACGGCGCGATCATTTACGGCGGCAGCGACGGTCAGGTTCCCTGCCTGCGGATAGAAGACGGTGGAGACACCAGTGCTGTTCGCACAGTAGGAACGTGCATTTACGGCAGTATTGCCGGTGACGAAAGCGCCCACCGAGGGAATGGCAATTGCCACATCTGTGGCGCCGCCCGCGGACAGGTCATAGTTCTGCCAGCTGGTGAAGGTGGAGTACACCAGCAGGTGGTTGTCCGTGGTCAGAACGTACAGCGTGGAACCATCCGGCGTATAGGCCGCACGTGTTGCCACACCATTGTAGGTGCTGACAATCGCTGGCGTGGACGTATTGAAGATGGTGATGACCTTGCGGCTGCTATCGGAGATCACGGCCGTTGCGCTATCCGGTGACACCGTCAGAAGCGAACCCTGGATGCTGGGGTACGAGGCCAGCAGGGTGTTGTTCGCGGTTCCGAACGTCATCAGGGCTTCGGTCGATCCCATAAAGATCGTCTGGCCGTTCTGGGCCATGATCATGGAAGTCGGCGTATAGGGCAGTTTGATGGGCGAGGGGATCACACTGGTCGTGAGGTCGATCGGCACCAGGTACTGCGAATCCGTGCTGCCCACCCAAAGGCGGGTACTGTTGCTGCCCGGCGTGGTGGACGTAATGGTGTTTGAGGCTACCGGCTTACCGGTGCCCAGCAGACCCACGTTGCCATAGGGAGCAGGGTTGCAGCTCGGCGGCAGGCAGAACGCGTTAATGGCTGCAACGCCGGGGAAGACCGGCGCAATCGACGAAGACGATGCCGGAACGGCAACCGGGTTGGTTGAGGTCACCGTCAGGGTCAGGCCCGTCAGCGTAACACCGTTCACGTCCTTCACCACAGCGGTGAGGGGTTCGGTGGTGTTCGGATTGATGACGACGTTGCCGTTCGTCGCATTGGCGGTGCTGATGGTGATGCTCTTCGGCGGGCAAACAGACATCAGACCGGCGGTGGAGGTGGACTGCGCAATGTTTGCAGTCACAATCGTCGTTCCGGGGGCCAGTGCGGTGGCGACACCGCTGGTGTCTTCAAAGGTCAGCAGGCCGCTGGTCTGCGCCGTGAAGGTTGCATGGCCTGCGGTATAGGTGATGTTCTGCGATCCCGCAAAGAAACGCGCCACAAGCTGGGCGCTTTGGCCGAACGAAATGCACGTATTCGGGACATACGGAGCGGCCGTGGTCACAGCGGAGGCGGTGTACTG is part of the Terriglobus sp. RCC_193 genome and encodes:
- a CDS encoding YncE family protein gives rise to the protein MRRRFLSLFILLFFALPVGISLSGCAKGTSSAYCSGTIGPRVGDPQTITLNPTVGGLSMSYGQTQNVTTPTAVDCKNNTVSISKYTYSTVDPNNASNIPVADVNPTTGQLCAGTWNRNNPGGVADYTYCTSSGKSGVAELTASGGGANSNKVLVYVHPLITAITLGTASTDCTNDPATNCAQYTASAVTTAAPYVPNTCISFGQSAQLVARFFAGSQNITYTAGHATFTAQTSGLLTFEDTSGVATALAPGTTIVTANIAQSTSTAGLMSVCPPKSITISTANATNGNVVINPNTTEPLTAVVKDVNGVTLTGLTLTVTSTNPVAVPASSSSIAPVFPGVAAINAFCLPPSCNPAPYGNVGLLGTGKPVASNTITSTTPGSNSTRLWVGSTDSQYLVPIDLTTSVIPSPIKLPYTPTSMIMAQNGQTIFMGSTEALMTFGTANNTLLASYPSIQGSLLTVSPDSATAVISDSSRKVITIFNTSTPAIVSTYNGVATRAAYTPDGSTLYVLTTDNHLLVYSTFTSWQNYDLSAGGATDVAIAIPSVGAFVTGNTAVNARSYCANSTGVSTVFYPQAGNLTVAAAVNDRAVTTNDGKHLLDLRLPTSGGTPIMNDITFPTSTANDGANGTRTFSGVLPTGDCPESGAAPVFGMAANTTVSTSVNATSITGVYATTDATQAFATYLPISGSPSTGATLPVYATSTSGANAGKVTPVTLTNGATAPVTGVFSSDNKFFFAGTSGDNQVHQITRSTLTDTTQLNPKLPSLTTTGGTAVPNLLVQYPRSVTNN